In the Malaya genurostris strain Urasoe2022 chromosome 1, Malgen_1.1, whole genome shotgun sequence genome, one interval contains:
- the LOC131429669 gene encoding uncharacterized protein LOC131429669, whose translation MDSGDENSQYIISGGPVPENLTEGCGSLGAFLRNRLRLNGNDVAVIDGIYGTELRYLDLLEQAARLGECLRVQAGIKVGDVVGIISENRLEFPPVLFASFFLGATVAPINLTYTERELEHAFNLSKPKIIFVSPHSVDRVVAAARKNRHIVQRIILFGEENPFPNDVQLYDDFQAPVSNVNPLSFDICPVDIDDHVALIMCSSGTTGLPKGVQLTQANVIHSISLLKETSQLLEPPPGGIVLLGVIPWFHAYGCLTLINVISNKMKLVSLPKFEEGLFLSCIEHYQCTLVFVVPPLVVFLAKHPLVDSYDLSSIHTLLCGAAPLSKETEDLVKQRLNVQYVRQGYGMSETTLATLIQNGDDHKSGSVGKVQVGTFAKVIDLVTGKTLGPNQHGELCFKGSQIMKGYVGNEKATGETIDKDGWLHSGDVGYFDEDLEFFIVDRLKELIKYKGYQVPPAELEAILLTNPKVKDAAVVGLPDDMVGELPLAFVVKQDNVSIDEEEIKNYVAARTSPAKRLHGGVRFVEAIPKNQSGKILRKDLRALLQKPKSKL comes from the exons ATGGATTCCGGAGATGAAAACAGTCAATACATCATCAGCGGAGGGCCCGTACCGGAGAATCTTACCGAAGGATGTGGTTCGTTGGGAGCATTCCTGAGAAATCGGCTGCGGCTCAACGGAAACGACGTAGCTGTT ATCGATGGAATTTACGGCACCGAACTTCGCTACCTGGACCTGCTGGAACAAGCCGCTCGATTGGGTGAATGTCTACGAGTGCAAGCAGGGATAAAGGTTGGAGATGTCGTCGGAATCATCAGTGAAAATCGACTCGAGTTCCCACCGGTCTTATTTGCATCATTTTTCCTCGGAGCGACGGTTGCCCCTATCAATCTGACTTACACCGAAC GTGAACTGGAGCACGCTTTCAACCTGTCCAAGCCGAAAATAATATTCGTCTCTCCACACTCGGTGGACCGGGTAGTGGCGGCCGCCCGGAAAAATCGACACATCGTTCAAAGAATTATCCTGTTTGGCGAAGAAAATCCTTTTCCGAACGATGTGCAGCTGTACGACGACTTCCAAGCTCCGGTTTCGAACGTAAACCCTCTGAGCTTTGACATTTGCCCGGTGGACATAGATGACCATGTGGCGTTGATAATGTGTTCCTCGGGGACAACCGGACTGCCCAAAGGAGTACAACTGACTCAAGCCAACGTGATTCATAGCATTTCACTGTTGAA gGAAACTTCGCAACTATTGGAACCACCACCTGGAGGAATTGTGCTGCTAGGAGTTATACCCTGGTTCCACGCGTATGGTTGTTTGACACTTATTAACGTGATCAGCAATAAAATGAAACTGGTTTCACTTCCAAAGTTCGAAGAAGGCCTTTTTCTGAGCTGCATAGAACATTACCAGTGTACATTGGTTTTTGTGGTGCCTCCGTTGGTCGTATTTCTAGCCAAACATCCGCTGGTAGATAGCTACGATCTATCCAGTATCCATACTCTGCTATGTGGGGCAGCTCCATTGAGCAAGGAAACCGAAGATCTGGTAAAGCAGCGGCTCAACGTTCAATATGTTCGACAGGGCTACGGAATGAGTGAAACTACACTTGCAACATTGATTCAGAATGGAGATGATCATAAATCGGGAAGCGTGGGGAAAGTCCAGGTGGGCACATTTGCTAAGGTGATTGATCTGGTAACGGGAAAAACGTTGGGGCCTAACCAACACGGGGAGCTTTGCTTCAAAGGATCGCAAATTATGAAGGGTTATGTCGGAAACGAAAAAGCAACCGGCGAAACGATCGATAAGGACGGTTGGTTGCATTCCGGTGATGTCGGATATTTTGACGAGGATTTGGAGTTCTTTATCGTTGATCGTCTGAAGGAACTGATCAAGTACAAAGGGTACCAGGTACCACCTGCCGAACTCGAAGCAATCTTGCTGACCAACCCGAAGGTGAAAGATGCCGCTGTGGTTGGTTTACCAGATGACATGGTAGGGGAGCTTCCGTTGGCCTTCGTCGTCAAACAGGACAACGTTTCGATCGATGAAGAAGAAATCAAAAATTACGTTGCTGCTAGAACTTCTCCGGCGAAAAGATTACACGGAGGCGTTCGATTCGTAGAGGCAATTCCGAAAAATCAGAGCGGAAAAATTTTACGAAAAGACCTCAGAGCACTGCTCCAGAAACCTAAATCTAAGCTGTAG
- the LOC131429693 gene encoding serine--tRNA synthetase-like protein Slimp, translated as MPMLRIVIPNFKPVGCGSPTIRRTLSSALYITGDKAKEQYAPLVPYLDFQTKLANLDRLEHNLRLRRYQLDFDALKRQWELYRSIELRKRDIETRRVQLRDLIAKATSDDEVKQLKMQAVLAKEDLKSLKESGYAVANAFVANKFLGIPNELHERTPTEQKVVLFRNSSNKPTRDNSIGKEWLEEHSSTSFYMTEDAALMDLFLPMTCSYVFQEAGFVLFSNPDFARSVLVEAARVDADSIYLINEEVDLEHTLNRLHLCGGGTMLSFLGYFTKLSVFPTALPLRLVTVGNQYHREKTQTRAVQTMAVATQETEAIRIFDDTLELYKRFYDRLGINYRLVLIPAPDLDPAEALRVDVEVYSPEIDDYIKVGDLCYYSNFISKRIAFNYHEGKTQKFPYMVSGTVLGSVNLIKLLLQHGIHFKDLKVVE; from the coding sequence ATGCCAATGTTGCGGATTGTGATTCCCAACTTCAAACCGGTTGGCTGTGGCAGCCCAACCATCCGACGGACACTATCATCTGCTCTGTATATCACGGGCGATAAGGCTAAAGAACAGTATGCACCTTTGGTACCGTATTTAGATTTCCAGACGAAATTGGCAAACCTGGACCGGCTGGAGCATAATCTGCGGCTTCGACGCTATCAGCTCGATTTCGATGCCCTCAAGCGACAGTGGGAATTATATCGGTCGATCGAACTACGCAAACGGGACATCGAGACCCGGCGTGTGCAACTGCGAGACCTAATCGCGAAAGCTACCAGCGACGACGAagtaaaacaattaaaaatgcAAGCGGTTTTGGCGAAAGAAGATTTAAAAAGCTTGAAGGAGAGCGGCTACGCCGTAGCAAATGCTTTTGTAGCGAACAAGTTTCTTGGCATACCCAATGAATTACACGAGCGAACGCCAACGGAGCAGAAAGTAGTACTGTTCCGAAATAGTTCCAACAAACCAACTCGAGATAACAGTATAGGGAAGGAGTGGTTAGAAGAACACAGTTCAACTAGTTTCTACATGACTGAAGATGCCGCTTTGATGGACCTGTTCCTACCGATGACCTGTTCCTATGTATTTCAGGAAGCCGGTTTTGTTCTATTCTCGAATCCGGATTTCGCACGGAGTGTTCTGGTGGAAGCTGCCCGAGTGGATGCCGACTCAATTTATTTGATAAACGAGGAAGTAGATCTCGAGCACACTCTTAATCGACTGCATTTGTGTGGTGGAGGTACGATGTTAAGCTTTCTCGGTTATTTCACGAAGCTTTCGGTGTTTCCGACGGCACTGCCTCTCCGGCTGGTGACAGTTGGTAATCAGTACCATAGGGAAAAAACTCAAACTAGAGCTGTTCAAACAATGGCGGTAGCAACGCAAGAAACGGAAGCCATCCGGATTTTCGATGACACGTTAGAACTGTACAAGCGCTTTTACGATAGGCTAGGAATAAATTACCGATTAGTGTTGATTCCTGCCCCTGATCTGGATCCTGCAGAAGCCTTGCGAGTTGATGTGGAAGTTTACAGTCCTGAGATAGATGATTACATCAAAGTTGGCGATCTTTGCTACTATTCCAATTTTATCAGTAAACGCATTGCGTTCAATTACCACGAGGGAAAAACGCAAAAGTTTCCGTACATGGTGTCGGGAACCGTGCTCGGCAGCGTCAATCTGATAAAACTGCTTTTGCAGCATGGTATTCATTTCAAGGATTTGAAAGTTGTAGAATAA
- the LOC131429683 gene encoding 3'(2'),5'-bisphosphate nucleotidase 1, translating to MACGTVAAPLMMRIVASSIQIAVRAGRIIRDVMAKGDLGIVEKGKDDLQTEADRSAQRCIVASLTKLFPNVTIIGEEGATDLKVPDDWLISEVNTEFLERNSCPEPLKQIKESDLVIWVDPLDGTGEYTQGFLERVTVLIGIAVNDRAVGGVIHQPYFKDDKGQLGRTIWGVQGIGVGGFTPKQPPADRFIVTTTRSHSNAIVQAALDAISPDDVLKVGGAGYKVLQLLEGNAHAYVFASAGCKKWDTCAPEAVLEAHGGKLTDILGRHYRYNKDVSFPNTSGILGSAKGISHDELLGKLPDSVKQAMNKTQ from the exons ATGGCCTGCGGAACCGTTGCGGCACCCTTGATGATGCGAATAGTTGCCAGTTCGATTCAGATAGCTGTGCGTGCTGGCCGTATAATCCGGGATGTCATGGCCAAAGGTGACCTAGGCATTGTTGAGAAGGGTAAGGATGATCTACAAACCGAGGCGGACCGATCGGCCCAACGATGTATTGTGGCATCGTTGACGAAGCTTTTCCCTAATGTGACTATCATCGGAGAGGAAGGAGCTACTGACTTGAAG GTTCCGGACGATTGGCTTATATCGGAAGTCAATACAGAATTTCTCGAACGTAACTCATGCCCGGAACCATTGAAACAAATAAAGGAATCGGATTTAGTTATTTGGGTGGATCCGCTGGACGGAACGGGCGAATATACACAGGGCTTCCTGGAACGAGTCACTGTTCTGATTGGTATTGCGGTCAATGACCGCGCCGTGGGTGGTGTAATTCATCAGCCTTATTTCAAGGACGACAAGGGACAGTTGGGTCGAACGATCTGGGGTGTGCAAGGAATCGGTGTTGGTGGATTCACTCCTAAACAGCCTCCGGCGGATCGTTTCATAGTGACCACAACAAGATCACATTCCAATGCGATAGTGCAAGCTGCTCTGGATGCTATATCGCCTGATGATGTCCTCAAAGTAGGCGGAGCTGGTTATAAAGTTTTACAGCTGTTGGAAGGAAATGCGCATGCTTACGTGTTTGCGAGTGCTGGTTGCAAAAAGTGGGATACCTGCGCTCCTGAAGCAGTGTTGGAGGCTCATGGTGGAAAACTGACCGACATACTGGGAAGGCATTATCGTTACAATAAAGATGTAAGTTTCCCGAATACTAGTGGAATTCTAGGGTCGGCTAAAGGCATTTCCCATGATGAGTTACTCGGCAAGTTGCCAGACAGCGTAAAACAGGCGATGAATAAAACACAGTAG
- the LOC131429663 gene encoding electron transfer flavoprotein subunit beta, producing MSRVLVGVKRVIDYAVKIRVKPDKTGVVTEGVKHSMNPFDEIAVEEAVKLKEKKIASEVVAVSVGPTQSQEVLRTALAMGADRGIHIEVSGKDYDLLQPIHVSKILAKLAQDEKVDLVILGKQAIDDDCNQTAQMTAALLDWPQATFASKVEKTGEGLTVVREVDGGLETIKTKVPAVISADLRLNTPRYATLPNIMKAKKKPIKKLAPKDLGVDTTPRIEIVSVEDPPVRQAGSIVPDVDTLLGKLRDGGHIK from the exons ATGTCTCGTGTATTGGTCGGAGTTAAGAGAGTGATCGATTATGCCGTCAAG ATCCGTGTAAAGCCGGACAAAACCGGTGTCGTAACTGAGGGCGTGAAGCACTcgatgaatccatttgatgagaTTGCAGTCGAAGAAGCAGTCAAGTTAAAGGAGAAGAAGATCGCATCGGAAGTCGTAGCCGTGTCGGTCGGTCCCACTCAATCGCAAGAGGTATTGCGAACAGCATTAGCCATGGGAGCAGACCGCGGCATTCATATCGAGGTGTCCGGAAAGGATTACGATTTGCTTCAACCGATTCATGTCTCGAAAATTCTAGCCAAGCTGGCCCAGGATGAAAAAGTAGATCTCGTGATCCTGGGCAAGCAGGCCATCGATGACGATTGTAATCAAACCGCACAAATGACCGCTGCTTTACTAGATTGGCCCCAGGCTACATTTGCTTCCAAGGTGGAAAAAACCGGCGAAGGTTTAACGGTGGTACGTGAGGTCGATGGCGGTCTGGAGACAATCAAGACCAAAGTGCCAGCCGTGATCAGTGCTGATTTGCGTCTCAACACTCCCCGCTATGCTACGCTACCGAATATTATGAAAGCAAAGAAGAAACCCATCAAAAAGTTGGCACCGAAGGATCTCGGAGTGGATACCACTCCGCGAATCGAAATCGTATCAGTTGAGGATCCACCGGTGCGTCAAGCCGGTTCGATTGTACCGGATGTCGACACCCTGCTGGGTAAACTGCGCGACGGTGGTCACATTAAGTAG